The genomic DNA GATGACATTTTCTTCCCCAAAGTCTTTACCTCGCTCGATCATTTGATCAATAAAGCGAATAAATTGGAACAAACCTCGAAAGCTTGAATTTTCAAAATCTACCGCTTTATTAAACAGGCCATGTAAATTGGCACGTCTTCCTTTGCCACCAATCAAACCACTGAAATACTGAATGATGTAATGGTCATTGTATAATCTATCAATCAATTGATAAACTGGGTGACTCAAACTGAATGATTGGTACGCTTCTAAATCACTTAAAAAACGCTCTAATTTAGCTACGATCATAGGCTCTGCATCTTTATATTGTAAATAATGTTGAATGGACTGATAAAAGTAGTCTTCTTTCGGTGCCACGACTCTAATTTTCGCAAGCTCATCCTCTGTAAACTGGTATATGACTGAGCGCATTAAACCGACTAAATAAATATCTTGCAAAGGATTATCTATTGTTCTCAAGAAAGATAACATCAGTCGAATTTCAGTTTGCTCGAAATAACCTTGCTTACTATTAACAAATAAAGGTATATCTTTATCTTTAAACACTTGTTGAATATTGCGTGCATTGCTATAACTTCTTTCTAATATCACAATGTCTTTATACTGTGCAGGTCGATATGAACCTGTTTTCATGTCATAAACTTTTTTAGTTTTAAGTATCGCTTCAACTTGTTCAGCAATCCCATACGCCTCTTGTTCACTCGCGGTCTGTTCATTATTTTCATCTACCATGAAAACATTGAACTGTACTGGCATATCGACTTCATCATATGGGGCACCGTAATACAATTTAGCAGCTGCATCGTATTCTATCTCTCCTACTTCAGTGTCCATCATATGTTCAAAAAGATAATTGGTCGTTGCTAAGACTTCCGAACGTGAACGGAAGTTTTGAGATAAGTCGATACGCCAACCACTTGATTGATTTGGCTGATTGAATCTTTGATACTTTTCGATAAAAAGACTTGGATCGGCCTGTCTAAATTTATAAATGGATTGTTTTACATCACCGACCATAAACAAATTACCATTTGATTCATTGCCACGCTTAATACTCGCAATAATTTTTTCTTGGACACGGTTAGTATCTTGATATTCATCCACCAAGATTTCATCAAAACGTTGTCGATAAATTTCAGCGATTTCAGAAGGCGTGCCATCTTCATTAAGTAAAATTTCTAAAGCATAATGTTCATAATCAGAGAAATCCAAAATATTACGCGCCTTTTTCGCCTCACGAAAAGCATGAATTACATCTTGTGTCAGTAATGATAAATATTTAACACGCGGTGCTAAATCTTTTAATTCTTCTAATAATGTGTCATCTTCTCGGCCTACAAATAAAGTTTGGACTTGACTCAAATAGTCTTTAAATTGATCATAGTTACTTTTAAAAATATCATACGCTTCATTTAAAGATTCATCTTCTCGAACTGCTTTAGGCTTCGTTGGCATACGTCCAAACTGATATTCAAAGAGCAACTTCTTATTCAGCTGATCATCTGTGCGTATTTGACGAATGAATTGGCGATGCTGATCAATAAAATTAGTGTGTTTTGGGTAATCCCCAATCATTTCAAGTTGTTGGTAAGCTTCTTCAATTGCATTTTGAGCCGCTTCTAAATAAAGCAAAATATACTTATTTAAAATATCTAAATAATGCTGTTGTAAATGAGATTCAAGGTATGGACGTTCTAGACGGTCTAACCAATCTATGGGATCTGGATTGGCAATACTAAAATAATAGAGATTTTTAACCATTTGTCTTAATGCAGCGTCATCTCGATCTGTTGAAATATGTTCTGCTAAAGTGACAAATGTAGGGTCCAACCGCGCATAATGCGTTTCGAAAACTTCATCAATTACTTCCTCTAGCAGCAAAACGTTTTCTACTTCACTAGCTGTACGAAAATTTGGATCAATTTCCAATTCATCATAATGTTGTTGGATTAGTTTCAAACAAAAACTGTGTAACGTTGAAATTTGAGCTTGATGTATTTTAGCGCGTTGATTCTTTAAATGTTGATTGGTCGGATCCTCTATCGCAGCTTGCTGAATGCGTGCTTCTACACGTTGTTTCATCTCTCGCGCACTAAGATTCGTAAACGTAACAACAAGGAGGCGATCCACATCAATATGATCCCGTAAAATCCTTTGAATAATACGTTCTACTAGTACGGCTGTTTTACCGGAACCCGCTGCAGCAGCAACGAGTACATCTTGACCTTTCGCATAGATACTTTCCCACTGTGCATCTGTCCATTGCACATCATTTGGCTTGTTAGGAATCATGATTCCTCCTCCTCTGCTGCAAGTATTTCAAGGGGGTCAATTTTTTCATCGACACGTCGATATTTAGGACTATCAATCATACTATCTACATGGCACACTGATTGATACTGACAAAAAGAACATGGGAGTTTCTTTTGATATTGCATAGGTGCGACTTCATTATGACCATCCATAATGCGACTCGCAATATCTATAAAATTACGTTTATTATGATGAATCAATTTATGAATGGTGTCCTCATCCGTAACGCGACTCGTCGCATATAATTGACCATCCTTTTTCATACCTAAAGGCACAATATCTGATTTGAAACTGTTCGTCAGTCTTTTATCATAGGCATCAATTACATCGGCATCTTGATTTAATAACCCTTGGAGTTGATAAGATTTTAAAAATTCAGCTTCTATTTGATCATCATTCACATTATTCCAAGCTCGT from Staphylococcus schleiferi includes the following:
- the addA gene encoding helicase-exonuclease AddAB subunit AddA, with the translated sequence MIPNKPNDVQWTDAQWESIYAKGQDVLVAAAAGSGKTAVLVERIIQRILRDHIDVDRLLVVTFTNLSAREMKQRVEARIQQAAIEDPTNQHLKNQRAKIHQAQISTLHSFCLKLIQQHYDELEIDPNFRTASEVENVLLLEEVIDEVFETHYARLDPTFVTLAEHISTDRDDAALRQMVKNLYYFSIANPDPIDWLDRLERPYLESHLQQHYLDILNKYILLYLEAAQNAIEEAYQQLEMIGDYPKHTNFIDQHRQFIRQIRTDDQLNKKLLFEYQFGRMPTKPKAVREDESLNEAYDIFKSNYDQFKDYLSQVQTLFVGREDDTLLEELKDLAPRVKYLSLLTQDVIHAFREAKKARNILDFSDYEHYALEILLNEDGTPSEIAEIYRQRFDEILVDEYQDTNRVQEKIIASIKRGNESNGNLFMVGDVKQSIYKFRQADPSLFIEKYQRFNQPNQSSGWRIDLSQNFRSRSEVLATTNYLFEHMMDTEVGEIEYDAAAKLYYGAPYDEVDMPVQFNVFMVDENNEQTASEQEAYGIAEQVEAILKTKKVYDMKTGSYRPAQYKDIVILERSYSNARNIQQVFKDKDIPLFVNSKQGYFEQTEIRLMLSFLRTIDNPLQDIYLVGLMRSVIYQFTEDELAKIRVVAPKEDYFYQSIQHYLQYKDAEPMIVAKLERFLSDLEAYQSFSLSHPVYQLIDRLYNDHYIIQYFSGLIGGKGRRANLHGLFNKAVDFENSSFRGLFQFIRFIDQMIERGKDFGEENVIGPNDNVVRMMTIHSSKGLEFPFVIYSGLTREFNTNDLGKPVVLNQHEGLGLQYYDESKGLFYPSLISMSIDLINKKELISEEMRLIYVALTRAKEQLFLIGTAKQEKHLQQLATSPITNGKLTAIDRFNAKNPFSLIYSVLSKYQNNALLKHQRFESDNEVLDASIKPKVIQQHILAEEILPAEAESAQQFDHSLEALETKLSQEPSNEAIQLQIEQQLLFSYPYQEEILKASKQSVSELKRQLETEQADTNYERVRQYRLGVATYERPQFLQEEKQTAAEFGTLMHTVMQHLPFKKEGLSEADLNHYLDSLVEQSIIDHASRRLVKTNDIQTFIDSQLYRRIAESDEVYTEIPFVVNQAHVESNVNQEEPSIIQGMIDLVFKENGQYYFVDYKTDALMKRKGMSDEAFGEMLKNKYRIQMTYYQRALETLLKSPVSGSLYFFQYGELKI